A genome region from Macaca nemestrina isolate mMacNem1 chromosome 20, mMacNem.hap1, whole genome shotgun sequence includes the following:
- the LOC105486947 gene encoding olfactory receptor 7E24, with product MSYFPILFVSFLKRCPSYTDSQNLTGVSEFLLLGLSEDPELQLVLAGLFLSMYLVTVLGNLLIILAVSSDSHLHTPMYFFLSNLSLADIGFTSTTIPKMIVDMQTHSRVIAYAGCLTQMSFFVLFACMDDMLLSVMAYDRFVAICHPLQYRVIMNPRLCGFLVLLSFFISLLDSQLHSLIVLQLTCFRDVAISNFFCDPSQLLHLSCSDTFINEMVIYFMGAIFGCLPISGILFSYYKIVSSILRVPSSGGKYKAFSTCGSHLAVVCLFYGTGLVGYLSSVVSPSPRKSMVASVMYTVVTPMLNPFIYSLRNRDIQNALCRLHGRIVKSHLLHPFCYMG from the coding sequence ATGTCCTATTTTCcaattctctttgtttctttcctcaaAAGGTGTCCAAGCTACACAGACTCACAGAATCTCACAGGTGTCTCAGAATTCCTCCTCCTGGGACTCTCAGAGGATCCAGAATTGCAGCTGGTCCTCGCTGGGCTGTTCCTGTCCATGTACCTGGTCACGGTGCTGGGGAACCTGCTCATCATCCTGGCTGTCAGCTCTGACTCCCACCTCCACACCCCCATGTACTTCTTCCTCTCCAACCTGTCCTTGGCTGACATCGGTTTCACCTCCACCACCATCCCCAAGATGATTGTGGACATGCAAACTCACAGCAGAGTCATCGCCTATGCAGGCTGCCTGACTCAGAtgtctttctttgtcctttttgcctGTATGGATGACATGCTCCTGAGTGTGATGGCCTATGACCGGTTTGTGGCCATCTGTCACCCCCTGCAATACCGAGTCATCATGAACCCACGCCTCTGTGGCTTCTTAGTcttgttgtctttttttattagtcttttggACTCCCAGCTGCACAGTTTGATTGTATTACAGCTCACCTGCTTCAGGGATGTGGCCATTTCTAATTTCTTCTGTGACCCTTCTCAACTCCTCCACCTTAGCTGTTCTGACACCTTCATCAATGAAATGGTCATATATTTCATGGGTGCCATATTTGGCTGTCTCCCTATCTCAGGGATCCTTTTCTCTTACTATAAAATTGTTTCCTCCATTCTGAGAGTTCCATCATCGGGAGGGAAGTATAAAGCCTTCTCCACCTGTGGCTCCCACCTGGCggttgtttgcttattttatggAACAGGCCTTGTAGGGTACCTCAGTTCAGTTGTGTCACCATCCCCCAGGAAGAGTATGGTGGCTTCAGTGATGTACACGGTGGTCACCCCCATGCTGAACCCCTTCATCTACAGCCTGAGGAACAGGGACATTCAAAATGCTCTGTGCAGGCTGCACGGCAGAATAGTCAAATCTCATCTTCTCCATCCTTTTTGTTATATGGGCTAG
- the LOC139355256 gene encoding LOW QUALITY PROTEIN: olfactory receptor 7D4-like (The sequence of the model RefSeq protein was modified relative to this genomic sequence to represent the inferred CDS: inserted 4 bases in 2 codons), translated as MKAENHTELSEFFLLGLSDDPELQPVLFGLFLSVYLVTVLGKLLIILAVSSDSHLHTPMYFFLSNLSFVDXCFISTTVPRMLMNIQAWSKDISYVECLTQVYFLMMFAGMDTFLLAVMAYDRFVAICHPLHYTVIMNPCLCGLLVLASWFIIFWVSLVHILLMKSLSFSTGTEIPHFFCEVAQVLKVARSNTLLNNIVLYVATALLGVFPVAGILISYFQIVSSLMRMFSTEGKYKAFSTCGSHLCVVSLFYGTGLGVYLSSAVTHSSQSSSMASVMYTMVTPMLNPFIYSLRNKDVKGALGRLLSKAASCXSELRGCYRSLKQM; from the exons ATGAAAGCAGAAAACCATACAGAATTATCAGAATTCTTCCTCCTTGGACTCTCAGATGATCCTGAACTGCAGCCCGTCCTCTTTGGGCTGTTCCTGTCCGTGTACCTGGTCACGGTGCTGGGGAAACTGCTCATCATCCTGGCCGTCAGCTCTGACTCCCACctgcacacccccatgtactTCTTCCTCTCCAACCTGTCCTTTGTTGA ATGTTTTATCTCCACCACAGTCCCCAGGATGCTGATGAACATCCAGGCATGGAGCAAAGACATCTCCTACGTGGAGTGCCTCACTCAGGTGTATTTTTTAATGATGTTTGCTGGAATGGATACTTTCCTACTGGCCGTGATGGCCTATGACCGGTTTGTGGCCATCTGCCATCCCCTGCACTACACGGTCATCATGAACCCCTGCCTCTGTGGCCTCCTGGTTCTGGCATCTTGGTTCATCATTTTCTGGGTCTCCCTGGTTCATATTCTACTGATGAAGAGTTTGAGCTTCTCCACAGGCACTGAGATTCCCCATTTCTTCTGTGAAGTGGCTCAGGTCCTCAAGGTGGCCCGCTCTAACACCCTCCTCAATAACATTGTCTTGTATGTGGCCACGGCACTGCTGGGTGTGTTTCCTGTAGCTGGGATCCTCATCTCCTACTTTCAGATCGTCTCCTCCTTAATGAGGATGTTCTCCACCGAGGGCAAGTACAAAGCCTTTTCCACCTGTGGGTCTCACCTCTGTGTGGTCTCCTTGTTCTATGGAACAGGACTTGGGGTCTATCTCAGTTCTGCTGTGACCCATTCTTCCCAGAGCAGCTCCATGGCCTCAGTGATGTATACCATGGTCACCCCCATGCTGAACCCCTTCATCTATAGCCTGAGGAACAAGGATGTGAAGGGGGCCCTGGGAAGACTCCTCAGCAAGGCAGCCTCTTG CTCAGAACTAAGAGGATGCTATAGGTCCCTTAAGCAAATGTGA